From one Triticum aestivum cultivar Chinese Spring chromosome 4B, IWGSC CS RefSeq v2.1, whole genome shotgun sequence genomic stretch:
- the LOC123094507 gene encoding protein GLUTAMINE DUMPER 3: MRPGAGFNATAAATNAAVAPLAAGAAHSAWHSPVPYLFGGLAPMLGLIAFALLILACSYWKLSGYLEGSAGRGDEEGSATDGAKPVASDLPPAAWEEKVLVVMAGDVKPTYLATPMSSRDRSSKGEEEEKKVSMAAMASTKDAGNSEHSQNRRERDDHHLP; the protein is encoded by the coding sequence ATGAGACCAGGAGCAGGTTTCAATGCGACGGCGGCAGCAACGAACGCTGCGGTAGCTCCTCTGGCCGCCGGCGCCGCGCACTCCGCGTGGCACTCGCCGGTGCCGTACCTCTTCGGTGGCCTGGCCCCGATGCTCGGACTCATCGCCTTCGCCCTTCTCATCCTCGCCTGCTCGTACTGGAAGCTGTCCGGGTACCTGGAGGGCAGCGCCGGCCGCGGTGACGAGGAAGGTTCCGCCACCGACGGCGCCAAGCCGGTGGCGTCGGACCTGCCACCAGCAGCGTGGGAGGAGAAAGTACTGGTGGTCATGGCCGGCGACGTGAAGCCGACGTACCTGGCCACGCCCATGTCAAGCAGAGACCGTAGCAGCAAgggagaagaggaagagaagaaggtGTCCATGGCCGCCATGGCTAGCACCAAGGATGCTGGTAATAGTGAGCACAGTCAGAATCGGAGAGAACGAGATGACCACCACCTCCCCTAG